The Malus domestica chromosome 13, GDT2T_hap1 genome includes a window with the following:
- the LOC103424034 gene encoding endo-1,3;1,4-beta-D-glucanase-like has translation MSGPQCCSHPPTLNPSSGSGRVEKFGGLDTYLVGSPDSKLAVLLLSDIFGYDAPNLRKMADKLAAAGFFVVVPDFFYGDPFELGEEGFAALPGWIKHHEPDKAFEDTKPLLEALKSKGISAVGAVGFCYGAKVVVELSKHDLIQAAAMCHPAFVTLDDIKAVKVPTQILGAEIDHLSPPEVVKQFEEALAAKPEIKSRVKIFPKVEHGWTTRYNDEDEAACKAAEEAYQDLLEWLQNHVK, from the exons atgtcaGGCCCTCAGTGCTGCTCCCACCCACCAACCCTGAACCCATCGAGTGGCTCCGGCCGCGTCGAGAAGTTCGGCGGTCTCGACACCTATCTTGTCGGCTCCCCTGACTCCAAGCTCGCCGTTCTTCTCCTCTCTGATATTTTTG GATACGATGCTCcaaacttgag GAAGATGGCAGACAAACTTGCAGCTGCTGGCTTTTTTGTTGTGGTCCCTGACTTCTTTTACGGAGACCCTTTTGAACTCGGAGAGGAGGGATTTGCCGCTCTCCCTGGCTGGATAAAACATCATGAACCG GACAAAGCATTCGAAGATACAAAACCATTACTTGAAGCTTTAAAAAGTAAAGGTATTTCTGCAGTTGGTGCTGTAGGATTCTGTTACGGGG CCAAGGTTGTGGTTGAACTTTCAAAGCATGACCTTATCCAAGCCGCTGCTATGTGTCATCCTGCATTTGTCACTCTGGATGATATCAAGG CGGTTAAGGTTCCCACTCAAATACTTGGCGCTGAGATTGATCATTTGTCTCCACCTGAAGTCGTGAAACAATTTGAGGAGGCTTTAGCTGCAAAACCTGAG ATCAAAAGCCGTGTGAAGATATTTCCAAAAGTGGAACACGGGTGGACCACTAGGTACAACGATGAAGATGAAGCAGCATGTAAGGCTGCTGAGGAGGCTTATCAAGACTTGTTGGAGTGGCTCCAAAACCATGTCAAGTGA